The Deinococcus aestuarii genome includes the window CGTGTCCTCAAGGAGGTCTACCGACACCGCAGACGCCGCTTTGCTCTTCGTCTACACCTCATCGCCGCCCTCTGCAACCTCACCGTCGCCCGCTCAGCCTGACTTTCGCAGGAGGTCTATTGGCGCCTGTTCATCCAACTCCTGCGCCCGTCTTCGCCCCTGTTGCCAGCAGTCCACGATGGCCTGTTGGACGGCGAGGGGAAGAAGGGGAATGAGCTGTTGCTCGAAAAAGTCGAGCTTGACTTCCTTGCGGCCCTCCGCGCCCACCTTGTTTCGCCACAGGTGGTTCTTGAAAGACGAGAGTTGGATCACTCGCCGCAGGTATTCGGGAAGAATTTGACTCCTGTCAAGCTCGTAGACGGCGAAATGGCCCGTGACCGCCACATTGTCCCAGCCTTCGGGAACGAAGCCCAGGGCACCGTTTTTGAGATCGATTTTGGAAACGACCAGATCACCGGGCATGGCCGCGAACAGTTGCAGGGAATACTCGCGCTTGGCCTGCCGTCTGCTTACCGAACCGTCGAAGTGAACGGTAATGGGTTGCAGCCCTTCGAAGGGCGTGGCCTGAAGGTCGATCTTGAGCTTGCGGCTTCTGAGGACGCTGCCGATGGGCCTCAGCACTTCCAGCGTCCAGTGCCAGGTCATGCCGTGGTAGCTGGCCGGGTCCCAGCGTGTGAGTTCTTTGAAACGCACCACGAAGGCGCGGGGGTGCTGGGGCGCGTCTGCTGTCACGCCCCTTCCTCCAGGAAGGCGGCGGGGTCGCGCTCGAAGTCGCGAAAGAGGTCGAGGCAGGAACGGTCTAGGCCCTCGGGAAGGTCGTCGCCGTACAGCTCGTTGCGGTCTGGCTCTCCCGTGGAGGTGATGCCCACCCGTTGCGCCTCGTAAAAAAAGATGGGGTAGTCGAACCGTTCGCGGGTCAGGGCGCGGGTTTCTTGCTCGCTGGCCTGCGCGAGCCTCTTCTCGAAGGCGAGGCGCTCAGCCTTCAGGGCGGCCTGTTTCGGTTTGTCGCACGCTGCTTTGGCCGCCTGAAGCTCACGGGCCAGTCGGGCCCCCTCCTGAACCCGTTCGGGCTGGTGTCGAGTCTCGACCTCGGCGCGGGCAGCGGCCTGGGCAGCCTCGTACGCGCGACGCTCCTCGTCGGTGAACTTCCGAAGGTAGACGATGCTCGTCTTGACGGTGGCGCCGCTGGATAGGAAGGTCTCGGGCGGGAGGCTGATGACGGCGCGCAGCTTCGCCCGGTTCTCGCAGTACTCGCGCACGTAGCCCAGGCTGGGATTGTTGAGGATGCCCTCGGGCAGCACGACGGCGAGGCGCCCGCCCGGCTTGAGGAGGGACAGGCAGCGCTCCAGAAACAAGATTTCGGTCTTGACCTTGCTGCTGTCACTGAGCTTGCCGCTCCTGGGCCTGCCAAGGTCGAAGATTTCGAGAAGCCGTTGCCCCTGCTGGGCCTCGGCCTGTGCCTGTGCCTCCCGATAGGCCTGGCCGTAGGCCTCGTCGTAACGGCGGCGTGTCTCAGCAGCCAGTTCCGCGACGTGAACCCTATCGCTGCCCTCCACGTTCGCGCCGAAGGGCGGATTGGTCAGGATGACGTCGAAGCGACCCTCGAAGATGCCGTTGACGTTGACGAGGCCATCGTGGTGGTGGACGCCGCCGTGGCCGTCACCATGCATGATCATGTTCATTTTACTGGTGCGGGCCATACGCTCGTTTGCGTCGGTACCGTACACGCAGCGGTTGGCGAGGCGCCACATCCGGCTGCCCTCCCGGCGCTGGTCGAGTTCTCGCCGCAGGGTGTCGTAGCGCTCAAGCCGCCGCCCCGCGCGTTCCTCATCCGTCAGGGAGGTGTCAGCATCGAGCTCGGCACTGTAGGCCCGCAAATCCTGGTCGATGTTGCCCTCGATCTGCTCACGCACGATCTCGAAAAAGCGGATGAGGAAGCCCCCCGAACCACTCGCCGGGTCGAGGATCACATCGCCCTCTCCTGGCGCGACGAGGCGGGTCATGAACTCGACGATGGGACGCGGGGTAAAGAACTGGCCGATCTCGCCCCGGAAGGTTCGCCCGAGAAAGCGTTCGAAGGCAATTCCCTTGATGTCTTCGCCCGTGTCGCTCAGGTTATAAGCCTCCAGCTTCTCGACGATGGCGCGGCTGGTGGCGGGCTTGAGATTGATGCGCTCACCGGATTCGAAGATGTGGTCGGTCTGGTAATACTCCTTGGTTCGGTCGAACAGCGCGTTGATGGGGTCCTCTCCGAATTGCTGGTCTAGAACCTCGACGGAGAAGAGATTTTTCGCCGCACGCTTGCTGCGAAGTTCGCGCTCCACGTAGACCTTGACGAACAAAATTTTGGCGATCTCATCGAAGGCAGCGGCAGGATCGAGTTTCTCGCGGTTGCGAATAATGTTATGACAGTCGTGCAATAGCCGGGCAAACTCGTCCTCGCGGAAGGTTTTGAGTTTGGCAAGTAGCTTCTCGATGTCTTTTTCACTGTCATCCGCGTGTGGGATGTTCTCGATCTCCACGCGGTAGCCGGGCATCTTGTCCTTCTGGACACGCCAGTAGCGGGTTTCCTTACTGTTATGCGTGACGAAGAAGGGCGCCCCGACATTGCGGGCATACAGTTCCCCCTGCATGTAGTCGTTCTCGCCAATAGTGATGCTGTCGGCCTTGCACTCCACGATGATGAAGGGCGCATTATTATTTTTTTTGTCGGCGGTACCGCGCCAAATCACGAAATCGGCGCGGGCCTGGG containing:
- a CDS encoding N-6 DNA methylase, translating into MTPSTKAQAALALQRDPDGKIFSHVRQKWLVETPEERVRQEYLLILVNEYGFGLDQIGEERDLSGRGAAQARADFVIWRGTADKKNNNAPFIIVECKADSITIGENDYMQGELYARNVGAPFFVTHNSKETRYWRVQKDKMPGYRVEIENIPHADDSEKDIEKLLAKLKTFREDEFARLLHDCHNIIRNREKLDPAAAFDEIAKILFVKVYVERELRSKRAAKNLFSVEVLDQQFGEDPINALFDRTKEYYQTDHIFESGERINLKPATSRAIVEKLEAYNLSDTGEDIKGIAFERFLGRTFRGEIGQFFTPRPIVEFMTRLVAPGEGDVILDPASGSGGFLIRFFEIVREQIEGNIDQDLRAYSAELDADTSLTDEERAGRRLERYDTLRRELDQRREGSRMWRLANRCVYGTDANERMARTSKMNMIMHGDGHGGVHHHDGLVNVNGIFEGRFDVILTNPPFGANVEGSDRVHVAELAAETRRRYDEAYGQAYREAQAQAEAQQGQRLLEIFDLGRPRSGKLSDSSKVKTEILFLERCLSLLKPGGRLAVVLPEGILNNPSLGYVREYCENRAKLRAVISLPPETFLSSGATVKTSIVYLRKFTDEERRAYEAAQAAARAEVETRHQPERVQEGARLARELQAAKAACDKPKQAALKAERLAFEKRLAQASEQETRALTRERFDYPIFFYEAQRVGITSTGEPDRNELYGDDLPEGLDRSCLDLFRDFERDPAAFLEEGA